A genomic window from Elaeis guineensis isolate ETL-2024a chromosome 3, EG11, whole genome shotgun sequence includes:
- the LOC105033725 gene encoding prohibitin-3, mitochondrial, which produces MAAGGGQAPVSFLTNLTRAAIGLGIGASLLNASLYTVDGGERAVLFDRFRGVLDETVGEGTHFLIPWLQKPYIFDIRTRPHTFTSNSGTKDLQMVNLTLRLLSRPDVSRLPTIFTSLGTEYDEKVLPSIGNEVLKAVVAQFNADQLLTERPHVSALVRDALIRRARDFNIVLDDVAITHLSYGAEFSQAVEKKQVAQQEAERSKFLVARAEQERRAAVIRAEGESEAAKLISDATAAVGMGLLELRRIEAAREIAATLSKTPNVVYVPGGNNMLLGLNPTNMALGR; this is translated from the coding sequence ATGGCGGCCGGTGGCGGGCAAGCGCCGGTGTCGTTCCTGACGAATTTAACCCGGGCGGCGATCGGCCTCGGCATCGGCGCCAGCCTCCTGAACGCGTCCCTCTACACCGTGGACGGCGGCGAGCGCGCCGTCCTCTTCGACCGGTTCCGCGGCGTCCTCGACGAGACCGTCGGTGAGGGCACCCACTTCCTGATCCCCTGGCTTCAGAAGCCCTACATCTTCGACATCCGCACCCGCCCCCACACCTTCACCTCCAATTCCGGAACCAAGGACCTCCAGATGGTTAACCTCACCCTCCGCCTCCTCTCCCGCCCCGACGTCTCCCGGCTCCCCACCATCTTCACCTCCCTCGGCACCGAGTACGACGAGAAGGTCCTCCCCTCCATCGGCAACGAGGTCCTCAAGGCCGTCGTCGCGCAATTCAACGCCGACCAGCTCCTCACCGAGCGGCCCCACGTCTCCGCCCTCGTTCGCGACGCCCTCATCCGCCGCGCCCGCGACTTCAACATCGTCCTCGACGACGTCGCCATCACCCACCTCTCCTATGGCGCCGAGTTCTCGCAGGCCGTCGAGAAGAAGCAGGTCGCCCAGCAGGAGGCCGAGCGGTCCAAGTTCCTCGTGGCGCGCGCAGAGCAGGAGCGCCGGGCTGCGGTCATCCGTGCCGAGGGAGAGAGCGAGGCTGCCAAGCTCATCTCTGATGCCACCGCTGCTGTCGGCATGGGGCTTCTCGAGCTCAGGAGGATCGAGGCTGCGAGGGAGATCGCCGCTACGCTCTCCAAGACGCCGAATGTTGTCTACGTCCCTGGCGGGAACAACATGCTGCTGGGCCTCAACCCCACCAACATGGCGTTGGGCCGGTGA